In Hydrogenovibrio thermophilus, the following are encoded in one genomic region:
- a CDS encoding sulfite exporter TauE/SafE family protein, translating to MLIELSIYLLTGVIAGFFAGLLGIGGGLIIVPVLTTAFVYFLHTPHLVHLAIGTSMATILVTAVASIRAHQKHDAIRWDIVKTLTPGILLGGLFGGWVSQFFNANTLAQIFAVIELVIAIKMLTDAQPNPHRELPGLAARSVAGTFIGAISSLVGIGGGALNTPYMVWHNVSVRQAIATSAACSLPVATAGTLGFLIGGWNATDLPAYATGYIYWPAFFGIVVASFFVAPIGAALTHRLPVKLLKRVFGILLIILAIKMFWF from the coding sequence ATGTTAATCGAACTTTCCATCTATCTGCTGACCGGGGTCATCGCCGGCTTTTTCGCCGGACTGCTTGGCATCGGCGGCGGCTTGATCATCGTGCCGGTGCTGACCACGGCGTTTGTGTATTTTCTGCACACGCCTCATTTGGTGCACTTGGCCATCGGCACCTCGATGGCGACTATTCTGGTCACGGCCGTGGCGTCGATTCGTGCCCACCAAAAGCACGACGCCATCCGCTGGGACATTGTCAAAACCCTCACGCCGGGCATTTTACTGGGCGGTTTATTCGGCGGCTGGGTGTCACAATTTTTCAATGCCAATACCCTCGCACAGATTTTCGCCGTCATCGAACTGGTCATCGCCATTAAAATGCTAACGGACGCTCAACCGAATCCGCACCGCGAATTGCCGGGGCTGGCGGCGCGTTCGGTGGCCGGGACGTTTATCGGGGCCATTTCCTCGCTGGTCGGCATCGGCGGCGGCGCACTGAACACACCCTATATGGTGTGGCATAACGTGTCGGTCCGTCAGGCCATCGCCACCTCGGCCGCCTGCAGCCTGCCGGTCGCGACGGCGGGCACTTTAGGCTTCCTCATCGGCGGCTGGAATGCCACCGATTTGCCCGCTTACGCCACCGGTTACATCTACTGGCCGGCCTTTTTCGGCATCGTCGTCGCCAGCTTCTTTGTCGCACCCATCGGCGCCGCCTTAACCCACCGTCTGCCGGTCAAGCTTTTGAAACGCGTCTTCGGCATCCTACTGATCATCCTCGCAATCAAAATGTTCTGG